The segment GTAACGGCGCCTATCGGCCGCACTTCTGTGTAGCCGGCGCGCTGGCCGAGCCGCCAGACCTGTTCTACGACGCCTGCTGTGTCGGCGACCGGAGCGGTATTGGCCATTGCGTGCACCGCGGTGAAGCCACCCATCGCCGCGGCCCGTGACCCGGAGAGCACCGTCTCGGCATCCTCGCGTCCCGGTTCGCGCAGGTGGGTGTGCAGGTCGACGAAGCCGGGCAACGCGATCAGGCCGGTTGCGTCGATCTCGGTCGGCGTTTCGGCTCCTGGGCTGAATACATCGACGAACCGGCCATTCTCGATCCGGAAATCTGTGCCGGCTCCGCCAAGTGGGGACGCGTTACGGATCAGGTAGGTCATGGCAGCTCTTTCTGTGGGTGGTCCGCGGCAAGCAGCAGGTACAGCACGGCCATCCGGACCGAGACGCCGTTGGCGACCTGCTCGATGACGGTCGACTGGGCCGAGTCGGCTGCGGCCGCGCAGATCTCGAAGCCACGGTTCATCGGGCCGGGATGCATGATCAGCGTCCGATCCGCCAAGCGGGAGAGTCTGGTCTCGCCGAGTCCCCAGCGTTTGGAGTACTCGCGCGCCGAGGGGAAGAACGATGCCTGCATGCGTTCCTGCTGCACCCGGAGCATCATGATCGCGTCCAGTGCCCCGTCGTCGATGACGCCGTCCAGGTCGTAGCTGACCTCGCAGGGCCAGGAGTCGACGCCGACCGGCAACAGCGTTGGTGGCGCCACCAGGGTTACCTCGGCGCCGAGCGTTCGCAGGAGGTGGACGTTCGACCGGGCGACCCGGGAGTGCAGAATGTCCCCGACGATCGCGACTCTAGCGCCGGCCAGGTCGGCACCGGTTGCTGCGGTGTTCCCGTCGCCTCCGACCAGATGACGTCGCATCGTGAAAGCGTCGAGCAATGCCTGGGTCGGATGTTCATGGGTGCCGTCTCCGGCGTTGACGATCCCGGCATCGATCCACCCGGCCTGTGCCAGCCTGGCCGGAGCGCCCGAGCCGGGGTGCCGGATCACCACGGCGTCGGCGCCCATCGCTTCGAGAGTTTGCGCCGTGTCCTGCAGACTCTCGCCCTTGGACACGCTCGAGCCCTTGGCGGCGAAGTTGATCACGTCCGCCGACAGCCGCTTTGCCGCGGCTTCAAAGGAGATCCGGGTCCGGGTGGAGTCTTCGAAGAACAAATTCACCACGGTACGGCCGCGCAACGTAGGCAGCTTCTTGATATCCCGTCCGGAAACGGCGGCCATCTCTTCGGCGATGTCGAGCGTAGCGATGGCGTCTGCACGACTGAGGTCTGCGGTTGAAAGCAGGTGGCGGTAACTCACTGGTCACCGCCGGAAATCTCGACGGTGTCTTCGCCATCCAGCTCGGCAAGCCGGACCTGTACCCGCTCATCCGCGGCGGTTGGCAGGTTCTTTCCGACGTGATCGGCTCTGATCGGCAACTCGCGATGTCCGCGGTCGACCAGGACGGCGAGCCGCACCACGCGGGGGCGTCCCAGGTCCGAAAGCGCGTCCAAGGCGGAGCGAACGGTGCGCCCGGAGAACAGGACGTCATCGACGAGCACGACTGTCTTGTCGTCGATACCGCCCTGCGGGAGTTCAGTGGGAGAGATGCTCCGGATGGGCTGCCGGTGCAGGTCGTCGCGGTGCATCGTCACGTCGAGCGATCCGACGATGGCGTCGGCATCAACGCTGGGTTCGATCTCCGCAATCCGCTGAGCCAGCCGGCGAGCCAATGGGACGCCGCGGCTGGGAATGCCGAGAATGACCAGGTCCTCAGCGCCCTTGTTGTGCTCGAGGACTTCGTGCGCGATTCGGGCTATCGCCCTGCGGATTTCGGCAGCATCAAGCACTTGGCGTGCACGCATGCGTCATCCCCCTTCCCCGCCTCACTGGACGGCACTTAAAGGAGCTGTGTTGCCACAACTGTAGCAACGCGTCAGACTCTGGACCTAAAGGCCCAGGCTCGGCTTGAGGTCCATGATCCTGCCGAGCAGTCCGTTGACGAAGTTCGGCGACTCGTCGGTGGACACCAGGCGTGCCAGGTCAACCGCCTCATCGAGTGCGACTTTGTCCGGCACATCGTCGTTGTAGAGCACCTCCCAGGCACCCACCCGCAGGATGGCCCGGTCAACTGCGGGCATCCGCTGCAGCGACCACCCCTGTGAGTAGGTTTCCAGGTACTCGTCGATCTCGTCCTGATGCGCCGCGACACCCTGCACGATTTCCGCGGCGTACGCGCGCATCGGGTATTCCGTGTCGGTGCTGCGTTCCTGCAACATAGCCAGCGGCGCGATCTCTCGCTGCTCCGCTTCGTACAGAACGTCCAGTGCGCGCTTACGCGCCTTGCTGCGGGCACTCACTCGTTAACGCGCCCCAGGTAGTCGCCGGAGCGGGTGTCGACCTTGATCTTGGTGCCCTGCTCAATGAACAGCGGTACCTGGATCTCGTAACCTGTCTCCAGCGTCGCCGGCTTGGAGCCGCCGGTCGAGCGATCTCCCTGCATGCCAGGTTCGGTATAGGTGATCTCGAGGACGACGGACGGCGGCAGCTCGACGTAGAGCGCTGCGCCGTCGTGGAAGGCGATCTGGATAGTGTTGTTCTCAAGCAGGAAGTTGGCGGCCGATCCGACCACCGTCTCGGTGATGCTGTACTGCTCGTAGTCGCTGTTGTCCATGAAGACGTAGTCGGTGCCGTCATGGTAGAGGTACTGCATATCGCGGCGATCGACGTTCGCGGTCTCGACCTTGGTGCCGGCGTTGAACGTCTTGTCGACGGTCTTGCCCGACAGCACGTTTTTCAGCTTGGTCCGGACGAACGCCGGACCTTTGCCGGGCTTGACGTGCTGGAACTCAGTGACAGACCACAGCTGCCCTTCCAGATTAAGCACCATGCCGTTTTTCAGATCATTAGTCGAAGCCACGCGATTTCTTTCCCTTGTCTAGCCCGAGTCTTATCCAGCCCGAGTCATATCCAGCCCGGGTCTTATCTGACCGAGCCTTGCCTGGCGGCGGGGGTCAGCCTGGGGTGATTTTTTCGAACCTCACCTAGGGTACCCGGTCTGCGCATCAACCCATTAACCGTTAGCGGCGATCATCAGTCTCCGGCTCAACGGGCAGGCTCGAGATCGCCAGCCGGTAGGAATGAAAACCAAAGCCGGCGATGGTGCCGGTCGCAACACCGCTGATCACGCTGTTGTGCCGGAACGCCTCACGGCTGGCCGGGTTGGTCAGATGCACCTCGACGAGCGGCAGCCCGGAGCCGGACACCTGGGCACAGGCATCGCGCAGCGCGTAGGAGTAATGGGTGAACGCTGCCGGGTTCAGGATCACCGGCGTCCGCGAATCGACCGCCTCGTATAGCCAGGAAATCAGCTCGGCCTCATCGTTGGTTTGGCGCACCTCGGCTGAGTAGCCGTGTGAAGCCGCCTGATCGACACAGAATTTCGTCAGCGACACGAAATTCTGCGCGCCGTAGACGTCCGGTTCGCGGCTGCCGAGCCGGCCGAGATTGGGCCCGTTGAGTATCAGAACGCGCATAGTGGCCAACTATAGCTTTCGCCATTCATCCGGTCGTTTCCTGATCTGCGGGCCGGGCCCTGTAGGCGAAGGCCATCCACCACCAGAGCAACGCACTTATCGCGATGACGAGAAGCAATCCGAGCACGCTGAGACCGATGCCGAGTGCACCAAGTGCCGCGAATTGGCCGGACACTGCATCCTGATCGGCCCCACCTGCCTCGATACTGGAGCCAACGGCGACCATGGCAACCACGAACATACTGGATAGCACGGTCCAGGCAAGCGGCCAGAGGAAAACTGAAAGTAGCAGGTTGACGCCGAAGTTGATGCCGGTGCCGGACCACGACACGGCTTTCGGCCGATGGACGTCTGCAGCACGCATCACCGCCCGGCCGATCCAGAGCCCGGCCAGAAAGAATGCCACACCGACGAAGCAGGCGGCCACCGTGATCGCGGCTGCGACGATCCAGCCGGACCGGTCCAGCCCGGCGAACAGACTCTCTGACTCGCTCAACTCGCCAGTGGCCTCGACAAAAGCGGCGAACATAACGAAGGCCAGAACACTGCCGACAGCTCCGAGAACAGTGATGCCAAGCAGCTGCAGCGGCCCGGCGATGCCACCGGCCCAAAGCGCCGCGGAACGTTGCCGCCGAGACAACGGCGGCCTGGGCGGCCGGTACACCGGCGGATACGGCTGGTAGTAGACCGGCTGGTAATACACCGGCTGGTAGTAGGCCGGCTGCTGGTAATAGGGCTGCTGCGGCCCGTACCCCGGCGGTCGACCATAGGGCTGGGGAGCGGGCGGCGGCCGGTTGGGTTCAGGTGGCAGCGTCATAGCTTCAGATTCTAGTCAGCCCAGCTGGACCGCGCCGCCGCGTGGCGCCTCGGCTGCAACCTCCTGGAATGCTGCAAACAGCAGTGCGGGATCCGGGCCTTCAAGGGTAGTTGGCCGGGCCAGGTCATCGAGCACCACGAAACGCAGCAGTGCACCGCGGGCCTTCTTGTCGCGTTTCATCGAGTCCAGCAACTGGTGCCAACGGTCGGCGCGGTAGGTCAGGGGCAGCCCGAGCTTGCGCAGGATATCGCGTTGCCGGTCCACTACGGCGTCCGGAAGTCCCCTGGTGAGGCTGGACAACTCGGCGGCAAACATCATGCCGACCGAAACTGCGGCACCGTGCCGCCACTGGTACCGTTCGGCAAGCTCAATTGCGTGGCCGAGCGTGTGCCCGTAATTCAGGATCTCCCGGCGACCGGTCTCCTTGAGGTCCTCGCTGACCACGGAGGCCTTCACCGCGATGGCCCGCTCGATCAGTTCGCGCAGCACGGCGCCGCCGTGGTCCGAGATGTCGTCGAGCGAATTGTTCTCCAGCAGGTCCAGGATTGCGGGATCGGCGATGAATCCGGCCTTGACCACCTCGGCCATTCCGGTGAACAACTCGTTTCTTGGCAGCGTCGCCAGCGTGTCGACATCGACGACGACGCCGGCAGGCGGGTGGAAGGCGCCGACCAGGTTCTTCCCTTCGGCCGTGTTGATTCCGGTCTTGCCACCGACGGCGGCGTCGACCATGCCAAGCAGGGTTGTCGGCACGTGCACCACCTTGACGCCTCGAAGCCAGGAGGCGGCGACAAAGCCGGCCAGGTCGCTCACCGCTCCCCCGCCGACCGAAACGACGGCGTCGGACCGGGTGAAGTCGGACTGACCGAGAACGCCCCAGCAGAACGCGGCGACCTGAATGTGCTTGGCCTCCTCGGCATCTGGAATCTCGGCCGCCACGGCCTCGTACCCGCTAGCGGCAAGATCCTCGCGCACGGCATCGCCAGTGGTGCGCAGGGCGCGCGGGTAGACCACCAGGACCTTCCTGACGTGCTCGCCGAGCAGGCCGGGAAGCTCACCGAGCAGGCTGCTGCCGACCAGAACCGGATAGCTCTGGTCGCCACCGACCTCGATCCGGCGTGGTTCCGCTGCGTTCTCGCTACTCACTGGTTCTCCGTTCGTGGTGTCTGTTCAGGTTCCCGGGCCAGGTCCTGCAGGTAGCTTTTTGTGTGGACCGAGGCGATGGCCTCAAGGATGCGCGAAACCACCGCTCCCGGTGGCGCGTTGGACGCTGTCACAGTGACGCTCGCGACCTCGTGGTACAACGGGGTGCGTTCCTTCACGATTGCCCGCCAGCGGTCCAGCGCAGTGGCAGACTCCGAGTTGAGCAGCGGCCGGGAATTGTTGTTGATCCGGGTGGCCACCGTCTCGGCATCGATGTCGATCAGCACGACGATAACGCTCGGGTGCTTGAGCTGCGCCCTGGTGTCAGGGTGCAGGATGGCGCCACCGCCGAGTGAGACGACGCCGGGCCGGCGGACGAGTTCCTGGATCGCGTCATCGACTGTCTGGCGCTCCAGGTCGCGGAATCCATCTTCGCCGTACACGAGGAAGAGGTCTCCGATGGTGCCCCACTTCGCGACCAGCATCGCGTCGGTGTCCCGCATGCTGACGTCCAGCTTCTCGGACAACATCCGGCCCACCGTGGTCTTTCCAGCAGCTGGCGGTCCGATCAGCACGATGCGGGCCGGTGGCCGGGCAGACGGATTGAGCGGCGGTGACGGTTTGGGAACTGGTCTGGACATCGCTAACTCTGCAGAGTTGCCGGGATGTTCCGCCGGTAGGTGTCGATATTGCGTGCGGTCTCGGCCACCGAGTCCCCGCCGAACTTCTCCACGACGGCGTCCGCAACGACCAGGGCGACCATGGCTTCCGCCACGACGCCGGCCGCAGGAACCGCGCAGACATCCGAGCGTTGATGGTGGGCCTTGGCGTTCTGCCCGGTTGCGACATCGACTGTGGCCAGGGCGCGCGGAACAGTCGCAATCGGCTTCATCGCCGCCCGAACCCGCAAGACATCTCCGGTGGACATGCCGCCCTCGGTTCCGCCGGCACGACCGGTCGAGCGTCCGATCCTGCCGCCGGTGGTCTGAATTTCGTCGTGTGCCTGGCTGCCGCGCCGGGCGGCGGTGCGGAAACCATCGCCGATTTCGACGCCCTTGATTGCCTGGATCCCCATCAGGGCTCCGGCGAGCCGGGAGTCGAGCCGGCGATCCCAGTGCACATGCGAGCCCAGGCCGGGAGGAGTGCCGTACGCGAGCACCTCTACGACTCCGCCGAGGGTGTCGCCGGCTTTTTTGGCGTCGTCGACCTCGGCGACCATCCGGGCCGAGGTGTCCTGATCGAAGCAACGCATCGGATCGGCATCCAGAGCGTCGACATTGTCTGCGGTAGGCAGCTCGGTACCCTCGGGGACCATGACGGGACCGATGCCGACGGTGTGCGAGACCAGCGTGATCCCGAGCTCGGCGAGGAAGGAAGACGCGACGGCGCCGAGAGCGACCCGGGTCGCCGTCTCCCGTGCGGAGGCACGTTCGAGCACGGGCCGCGCCTCGTCGAAACCATACTTCTGCATGCCGACCAGGTCGGCGTGGCCGGGCCGTGGCCGGGTCAAGGGTGCGTTACGCGCCTGTTCGGCGAGTTCATCGGGATCGACCGGGTCGGCGGACATCACCTGTTCCCACTTCGGCCATTCGGTGTTTCCGACCTCGATGGCGACCGGGCCGCCCTGGGTCCGTCCATGCCGGACGCCCCCGATCAGCCGCACGGCGTCCTGTTCGAACGACATCCGGGCGCCGCGACCATAGCCGAGCCGACGGCGGGCCAGTGCGGCCTGGACCTCCTCAGTCGTGATGGGCACGTGGGCCGGAAGGCCCTCAAGAATTCCGACGAGGGCAGGGCCGTGTGATTCCCCTGCGGTAAGCCAACGCAACATAGTCACGATCCTACTGAAAGCCAGAGGCTGCCGATGACGGCCGTCCACGCACCGAGCAGCAGGAACGGGCCATAGGCGATCGGATCGGTGCCACGGCGGCGTTTCGTCACGAGCAGGGCGGCTGCGGCGAGCCCGGCGAACAACACGCCGGCATAGACCGCGCCGATCACGGTGAGCCAGGAGCTGAAGCCGGTGATGATGCCGATCGGCAGCATCAGTTTCACGTCGCCAAGGCCAAGGCCTGACCGCGGAATCAGGTAGATCACCGCGAACAAGCCGGCCAGCAGGATAGCGGCAAGGAACGGTCTGAGCAGTTCCGGCGCGGGGAGCGCAAAGCCGGCACCTGTCAGCGCGCCCACCCCGGCCAGCAGCAGGACCAGCCCGGTCATCGGGAGAACTATCCGGTCAGGCAACCGGTGCAGCCTGACGTCGAAGTAGGCCAACGCCGGCGTCGCTCCGGCCAGAACGGCCACCGCCGTCATTTGGGCTGCCATCCGCAGTGTCAGCATCGGCTGGGGGTCGATGGCGGCTTCCGCCACTGGGCCTCTGCTCAGCAGATAACCGCCGCACAGCACCGCGGCGACAACTGCCGTGACGATCTGCCAGCGCAGCGGCGCGCGTCGACCCGGCCAGCCGAGCAGCGGCCAGTCCTGGTCGCCGACGATCTTCCGGGCGAAAGCGCCGATCAGCAGGGACACTCCGATGGCAACAATCAAACCCAGGAACGCGTCAGGCATCGTTGGCTGAGCCGTCGGCGCTGGGGTCGTTGCCGGGCTGATCATTGGAGATCTCGGCAAGCATCGCGGTTTCGACCCGATGCCGGATCTCTTCCTCGGCCAGGCCATGCAGCGGGTCGCTGTGATCGGCGATCCTGGCCGCGGCGCGGGCAAATAGCACGAACTGCTCCACAGCCTGGAACACCAGCATGTTCAATCCGTCTATCGGCACGGCGCCGGATTGCTGCCAGGCGATCAGCAGCGGACTGAGTCGTCGGGCGTAGGCGACGTCGAGCAGTGCGCGGGATGAATCGGCCACGATTTCATCGTCGGGAGCGATGACGTCGTAGGGCAGGATACGGGCGCTGAGCTCGTCGGCCGCGCCCGCGGGAAGGGTCGAGATGACCGAGTCGTGCTCGGCAGGTTCCCAGTCGTCGAGCGGCCGCACTGAAAGACTCGCACCCAGCAGGTCCGCCGTCCGTTTCACTGCCTCGGTCCTGGCGAGATTCCGCACGAATACCTGAATCTCGCCGGCGCCGAGGCCGATCAGCGCCGCAACGGCGGACGCCGCGGTGGCGCCGCCGCCAAGCACTGCGGGCCGGTCGAACCGCGCATCAGGAGCGACGAACCGGAAGGCACGCTCGATGCCGAGCACATCTGTGTTGTACACCTGGCCCCTGCCGGGAACGGCGTCGCGCCCCGCAGTGGCCGAGCCGGCAAGCACGACGGTGTTACCGGCGGCAGTCGCGGCGGCGACCCGGTCGACCTCACCGGCAGTCTGGTGCAAGCGGATCAGTTCCTGCTTCAGCGGCATGGTCAACGAGAAGCCAAGGAAATCGGCGTGCTCGGTCAGGAAGTCGCCGAGCTGATCGGCATCCAGTTCATACGCCTCGTATTGCCAGTCGTTGAAGCCGCAGGCGGCATAGCCGGCGCGGTGCAGCCGAGGAGACAGGGTGTGCGAGATCGGCTTGCCGAGCACACCGGCCCGGAACCGGTCCTTGCCCACCTCAGCCTCCCGAATCGTCAGACTGGTGGTCCCGCAGCCATTCCTGGTACTTCTTCACGTTCTTCTGGTGGTCCGCGTAGTTGTCGGCCATCAGCGTCTCGCCGGTTTCCGGGTTGATAGTCACCCAGTACAGCCAGTTCCCCTCGGCGGGGTTCAACGCAGCCTCGATGGTGTCAGCACCCGGTGAATTGATCGGGCCGACGGGCAACCCCTTGTTCAGGTAGGTGTTGTACGGCGACTCCGTCTTCCGTTCGTCCTTGGTTGTGCTCGCATCGGCGCGCGCCCCGTGGATATAGGCGATCGTGGAGTCCAGCTGCAGGAATCCGGCTGTTTCCTTGTTGATCTTCGGGTCCAGCCGGTTCTGCAGCGCGCGGGAAACCTGGGCGCGCGCTTCTTCGTTATTGGGCGCCTCGACCTGGATCAGGCTTGCCAGTGTCAGGACCTTGAGTTCGTCCTTTTCCTCGACGCCATGCTTCTTCAGCTGTTCCTTCAGCCGGTCGACCATCGACTGCACAATGGCCTTGGCCTTTACGTCTTCCTTGATGTCGTATGTCGCAGGGTAAAGGAACCCTTCCAGGCTAGGCAGCTCCTTCGGAAGTCCGTACGTTTCCGGTTTCGCGTTGACTGCGGCGTCGACCTCGTCCTTCGACAGGCCGGTGGCCAGCTGAATACGTTCACTGATCTGCTTGAGCCGGAAGCCCTCGGGGATGGCGACCTTGTCAAGGGTGGGCGGATCAATCAACCGGTCGTATGCGGCCTGGGCGCTCATCTGCTTCTTCATCGGGTACACGCCGGCCTGCAGTGGCTTCTTGCCGGCTTCGACCGCCTTGATGAACGGCTTCGAGGCCTTGATCACGTCGGCCTCCAGCAGGATGTTCGCCACAGTGCGGCCAGAGGAGCCCTCCGGGATGTCGATGACCACCTCGCCCTTGCCATCACCGGTGTAATCGGCGTTGCTCACGCCGAACTCTGCGGCGATGTTCTTCAACGGCCCGACGACGAAATAGCTTGAGGCTCCGAGCAAAGCCAGCACCACGACGAGGATCGTGAGCGACCGGCGACGATGGTGGCGGCGTCTGCGCCGGCGCGCGTTCTCCTGCTTTCGGGTTTCCTCGGCACCGAGCTCACCGATCTGTAGCTTCGACATCGAAAGCCCTATCGCCCTTCCTGGGTATCTGGCGCGGCGCCCCCGGTGACCAGGTCACCTGGCGCCCGTCCTGTCTGTCGTTCCATATCGACGGCGTGCTGCAGGATGATGACCGCTGCGACCGCATCGACAACCTTACGCTGCTTCCGCCCGGAAACTCCGGAGGTTCGCAGCGCACGGTGCGCGTCGATCGTTGTCATGCGTTCGTCGACCATTCTGACCGGCACTGGCGCCACCGATGACGCCAGCCGCCGGGCGTACTCGGTCGCCAACTCGGCCGCCTTGCGTGGCGTGCCGTCAAGCGACCGAGGCAGGCCGACGATGACCTCAAGCGCATTACGCTCGGTCACTTCCTCGGCTATCCGCCTGATGTCGGAACTGCTGCCACTGTCGTCCCGCGGGAGGCTTTCAACCGGAGTTGCCAGGATGCCGTCCGGATCGCAGGCCGCGAGCCCCACCCGAACCGACCCGACATCGACACCGAGCCGGACACCGCGACGGAACATGCGCTCAGGCCGCCTGTCGGGCGCGCAGATCCGCCGCGACGGCTTCCAGAGCCGCGGGAATGGCCGCGATGTCGGAACCGCCTCCCTGCGCGAGGTCCGGCTTACCGCCACCACCGCCACCCAGAATGCCACAGGCAATCCTGACCAGGGCGCCGGCTTCGACTTTCAGGTCCCGGGCCGCCGCGGTCGTTGCGATGACGATCAGTGGACGCGACTTGCTGACGCCGGTAACGGCAACCACGCCGGGCGCGTCGCCGAACCGCTGGCGTACGTCAAGGGCAAGTGTCCTGAGGTCGTCGGCGGAGCTCACCTCGCCAAGGTCGGCACGGGCCAGCGCGACCTTGCCGATCTGCTGTGCGGACGCGATCAGTTTGCCTGCGCCGGCGAGTACCTCCGCCTTGCGCAGCTGGTCGATCTGGCGTTCGGCGTCCCTGACCCGGTCGAGCAGCGACTGCACGCGTTCGGTGACTGAATCTGCCGGCACCTTCAGCAGCTCGGTAAGCGAACTGACCAGGGCGCGTTCCTTAGCCAGATTGCGGAACGCATCCATGCCGACCGACGCCTCGATCCGGCGCACGCCGGAGCCGATCGACGCCTCACTGAGCAGGGAAATCGGGCCCACCTGCGATGAGTGCGCCACGTGGGTACCTCCGCAGAGTTCGCGCGACCATGGGCCACCGATATCGATGACCCGGACGGTATCGCCGTACTTCTCGCCGAACAGCGCCATCGCTCCCGAGGCCCTTGCCTCATTGAGCGACATGTACTCGGCCGTGACGCCGAGGTCCTGCCGGACGGCAAGGTTAGCGACCTCTTCGATTTCGGCACGTACTGCCGGCGTCAGTGTCGCGTTGTAGGAGAAGTCGAACCGCATGTAACCGGACTCGTTGTGTGAACCCGCCTGGACCGCTCCTGGCCCGAGCAACTGGCGCAATGCGGCATGCACGAGGTGGGTCGCGGAATGCGCCTGGCAGGCACCGAGACGGCGGTCGGCATCGACGGCGGCGAGCACGTCTTTGCCTGGCTGCAGCACGCCCTCGGTGATTTCTGCCCGGTGCACAACAAGGCCCTTGACCGGCGACTGCACGTCGAGCACTTTCGCGGCGAAACCGTCGCCGCTGATCACGCCGAAGTCGGCGGCCTGGCCACCGGATTCCGCGTAGAAAGGGGTCTGCTCAAGCACTATGTCGACTGTCGATCCAACCTCGGCGAGCTCTGTGCGCCGCCCCTCGCTGACCAGCCCGCGGATCTTCGAATCCTGGCTTAGCGATTCGTACCCGACGAACGGGGTTTCGCCGATATCGCGGAGTTCACGATAAGCCGAGGTGTCGGAAACTCCGCCGGTCTTCTTGGCCCGCGCATCGGCTTTCGCCCTGTCGCGCTGTTCGGCCATCAGGGTACGGAATCCCTGCTCGTCAACCGAAACGCCCTGTTCCGCCGCCATCTCGAGTGTCAGGTCGATCGGAAAGCCAAATGTGTCGTGCAGCGCAAACGCCTTGTCGCCACTGAGCGTGTTGCTGCCACCCCGGACTCCGGCAACTGCCTGGTTCAGCAGCGCGGTTCCTGACACCAGCGTGCGCAGGAAGGCTTCCTCCTCCGCATAAGCAATGCGCGAGATCCGGTCGA is part of the Saxibacter everestensis genome and harbors:
- the ruvX gene encoding Holliday junction resolvase RuvX; its protein translation is MFRRGVRLGVDVGSVRVGLAACDPDGILATPVESLPRDDSGSSSDIRRIAEEVTERNALEVIVGLPRSLDGTPRKAAELATEYARRLASSVAPVPVRMVDERMTTIDAHRALRTSGVSGRKQRKVVDAVAAVIILQHAVDMERQTGRAPGDLVTGGAAPDTQEGR
- the alaS gene encoding alanine--tRNA ligase — translated: MQTAEIKRRWLQFFESRGHTVVPSASLISDDPTLMFNVAGMVPFIPYLTGREPAPFNRATSVQKCVRTNDIDEVGKTTRHGTFFQMNGNFSFGDYFKAEAIEFAWALLTTPQADGGLGFDPDRLWATVYHDDDEAFGLWQSIAGLPESRIQRRGKADNYWHTGQAGPGGPCSEIYYDRGPGYGSEGGPEADEDRYIEIWNLVFMQYQLENVRSKVDFDVVAELPKKNIDTGMGLERVAFLLQDVENMYEIDEVFPVIEAASKLSGRTYGANHEDDVRLRVVADHVRSALMLISDGVTPGNEARGYILRRLIRRAVRAMRLLGVEEPAMPSLLTASRGAMQSSYPEVGSDFDRISRIAYAEEEAFLRTLVSGTALLNQAVAGVRGGSNTLSGDKAFALHDTFGFPIDLTLEMAAEQGVSVDEQGFRTLMAEQRDRAKADARAKKTGGVSDTSAYRELRDIGETPFVGYESLSQDSKIRGLVSEGRRTELAEVGSTVDIVLEQTPFYAESGGQAADFGVISGDGFAAKVLDVQSPVKGLVVHRAEITEGVLQPGKDVLAAVDADRRLGACQAHSATHLVHAALRQLLGPGAVQAGSHNESGYMRFDFSYNATLTPAVRAEIEEVANLAVRQDLGVTAEYMSLNEARASGAMALFGEKYGDTVRVIDIGGPWSRELCGGTHVAHSSQVGPISLLSEASIGSGVRRIEASVGMDAFRNLAKERALVSSLTELLKVPADSVTERVQSLLDRVRDAERQIDQLRKAEVLAGAGKLIASAQQIGKVALARADLGEVSSADDLRTLALDVRQRFGDAPGVVAVTGVSKSRPLIVIATTAAARDLKVEAGALVRIACGILGGGGGGKPDLAQGGGSDIAAIPAALEAVAADLRARQAA